The Micromonospora sp. Llam0 genome includes a window with the following:
- the ltrA gene encoding group II intron reverse transcriptase/maturase, whose protein sequence is MDELKALGKPFMISKRAVWEAYEKVKANKGAPGVDAVSLADFEQDLKNNLYKIWNRMSSGTYFPPPVRAVEIPRTGGGVRVLGVPTVADRIAQAVAARELEARVEPIFHPDSYGYRPGRSAVDAVAVCRRRCWQNDWVIDLDIRKFFDTVPWELLLKAVTAHTDKPWVLLYVGRWLKAPLQLPDGVLQERDRGTPQGSAISPVLANLFLHYAFDAWMAKVFPVVRFERYVDDVVVHCVSERQAKYVLAEITKRMTGVGLALHPEKTRIVYCQDDNRRADSSEHTEFVFLGYSFRRRSARTKEGAMFLSFLPAISSQALKKISAQVRSWRLHHRTCLTEADLADWMNPIVRGWMNYYGAFYRSALYPLLERINAYLLRWVRRKYKRLRGKRKARSAWNRAVQKRPRAFAHWAWVTHAPTVW, encoded by the coding sequence GTGGATGAGTTGAAAGCACTGGGCAAGCCGTTCATGATTTCGAAGCGGGCTGTCTGGGAGGCGTACGAGAAGGTGAAAGCGAACAAGGGTGCCCCGGGCGTGGATGCGGTGTCCCTGGCGGACTTCGAGCAGGATCTGAAGAACAATCTGTACAAGATCTGGAATCGAATGTCGTCGGGAACATACTTTCCGCCTCCGGTGCGTGCGGTGGAAATTCCCAGGACTGGGGGAGGCGTCCGGGTTTTAGGCGTGCCCACGGTCGCGGACCGGATCGCGCAGGCGGTGGCAGCGCGGGAGCTGGAAGCGCGGGTCGAACCGATCTTCCACCCTGACTCGTATGGCTACCGGCCTGGGCGGTCGGCGGTCGACGCGGTAGCTGTTTGCCGTAGGCGGTGCTGGCAGAACGACTGGGTGATCGATTTGGACATCCGGAAGTTCTTCGACACGGTTCCGTGGGAACTGCTACTAAAAGCAGTCACCGCGCATACTGATAAGCCCTGGGTTCTGTTGTATGTGGGACGCTGGTTGAAGGCGCCACTGCAACTACCCGACGGCGTGCTACAGGAAAGAGATCGTGGTACTCCGCAAGGGTCCGCGATTTCACCGGTCCTGGCTAATCTGTTTCTCCATTACGCGTTCGACGCGTGGATGGCCAAGGTGTTCCCGGTCGTCCGGTTCGAGCGTTACGTGGATGACGTGGTCGTGCACTGCGTCAGTGAACGGCAAGCTAAATACGTGCTGGCCGAGATCACGAAACGGATGACTGGGGTTGGGCTTGCTCTACACCCGGAGAAGACCCGGATCGTCTACTGTCAGGACGACAACCGGCGTGCAGATTCATCCGAGCACACCGAGTTCGTTTTCCTCGGCTACAGCTTCCGGAGACGCTCCGCGCGAACAAAGGAAGGAGCGATGTTCCTGTCGTTCCTGCCGGCGATCAGTAGCCAGGCCCTGAAGAAGATCAGTGCCCAGGTGCGGTCCTGGCGGCTGCACCATCGCACATGCCTAACCGAAGCGGACCTCGCCGATTGGATGAACCCGATCGTACGGGGTTGGATGAACTATTACGGGGCGTTCTACCGATCGGCCCTGTATCCCCTCCTGGAACGTATCAACGCCTACCTGCTGCGGTGGGTCCGTCGAAAGTACAAACGGTTGCGGGGCAAGAGGAAAGCCCGGTCGGCATGGAACAGAGCCGTTCAGAAACGCCCGAGGGCTTTCGCCCACTGGGCGTGGGTCACCCACGCTCCCACGGTCTGGTGA
- a CDS encoding DUF5984 family protein, translated as MTDHRPVRRTPPAIRFQFQLRPLDQVHPWGRDKQTLHWFGLTEGWYWLDLTGHQLLRYSAETVRRRQADGHDDPPYADYYIARLWEDLLQLLPTILEPVPADLLPFIEADATTWTTRDNESDADTTAEEWYGDHYLDFGYLRNAPNVRCWRTISTDDTVTIDWWNQRPDPNDDIIFTGPARGRTAFCTQQLTDAVRDLDHQLMAAMDKRVSELEGRGSPPGVELDLVALRNEHRERMTWLTHALDRTPATDWAATRAGAARLRNRPT; from the coding sequence GTGACTGACCACCGCCCGGTACGCCGGACACCACCGGCAATCCGCTTCCAGTTCCAGCTCCGCCCGCTGGACCAGGTACACCCCTGGGGTCGGGACAAACAGACGCTCCACTGGTTCGGACTCACCGAAGGCTGGTACTGGCTCGACCTCACCGGACACCAGCTGCTGCGCTACTCCGCCGAGACGGTACGCCGCCGGCAAGCCGACGGCCACGACGATCCACCGTACGCCGACTACTACATCGCACGGCTCTGGGAAGACCTGCTGCAGCTACTCCCTACCATTCTGGAACCGGTGCCCGCCGACCTGCTGCCCTTCATCGAAGCGGATGCCACGACCTGGACCACCCGAGACAACGAGTCCGATGCAGATACCACGGCCGAGGAGTGGTACGGCGACCACTACCTGGACTTCGGCTACCTGCGTAACGCCCCGAATGTTCGCTGCTGGCGCACCATCAGCACCGACGACACAGTGACAATCGACTGGTGGAACCAGCGACCCGACCCGAACGACGACATCATCTTCACCGGCCCAGCACGCGGACGTACGGCTTTCTGCACTCAGCAGCTCACCGACGCGGTGCGCGACCTGGATCACCAACTGATGGCCGCCATGGACAAACGGGTCAGTGAGCTTGAGGGACGCGGTTCACCGCCCGGCGTCGAACTGGACCTGGTCGCGCTGCGCAACGAGCACCGCGAGCGCATGACCTGGCTCACCCACGCCCTGGACCGGACGCCAGCGACTGACTGGGCAGCAACCCGAGCAGGCGCGGCCAGGCTACGAAACCGGCCGACCTGA
- a CDS encoding TIGR02452 family protein, whose product MSGRLREIARHTVTITESGRYRNDIGDEVVIADAVRAAVSGTRHHLPDERITLAHRQAGARTVEVTDESTLLAARRLGPGAAALVFASAKNPGGGFLSGAQAQEESIARSSALYACLRAAPDFYAFHRAQRDLRYSDRVVYSPDVPVFRDDNGNLLDQPYTTSLLTAAAPNLGAIVRTQPEHAADVPAVLARRARRILEVAAAHGHRGLVLGAWGCGLFRNDPATVADAFTHALNAVAHFDHVVFAIHDNLPGTPVHTAFAQRFSPTTDERTSGEPRD is encoded by the coding sequence GTGAGCGGCCGTCTTCGAGAGATCGCGCGACACACGGTGACGATCACGGAGTCGGGCCGCTACCGCAACGACATCGGTGACGAGGTCGTCATCGCTGACGCGGTCCGCGCCGCAGTCTCCGGGACCCGGCACCACCTGCCCGATGAGAGAATCACTCTCGCGCACCGCCAAGCGGGTGCCCGCACGGTGGAGGTGACGGACGAGTCGACGCTGCTCGCGGCACGCCGTCTCGGCCCCGGAGCGGCGGCTCTGGTGTTCGCCTCGGCCAAGAACCCCGGCGGCGGGTTCCTCAGCGGCGCACAGGCGCAGGAGGAGAGCATCGCCCGCTCCTCAGCCCTGTACGCATGTCTGCGGGCCGCACCCGACTTCTACGCCTTCCACCGCGCTCAACGGGACCTGCGCTACAGCGACCGGGTCGTCTACTCCCCCGACGTGCCGGTGTTCCGCGACGACAACGGCAACCTGCTCGACCAGCCGTACACCACCTCGCTGCTGACCGCGGCCGCGCCGAACCTCGGCGCGATCGTACGCACCCAGCCCGAACACGCCGCCGACGTGCCAGCCGTACTCGCCCGGCGGGCACGGCGGATCCTCGAGGTCGCCGCCGCGCACGGGCATCGCGGCCTCGTGCTCGGCGCATGGGGGTGTGGGCTGTTCCGCAACGACCCCGCGACCGTAGCCGACGCGTTCACCCACGCCTTGAACGCGGTCGCTCACTTCGACCACGTCGTCTTCGCCATCCACGACAACCTGCCAGGAACACCGGTCCACACGGCGTTCGCCCAACGCTTCAGCCCCACCACCGACGAACGCACCAGCGGCGAACCTCGTGACTGA
- the ltrA gene encoding group II intron reverse transcriptase/maturase, giving the protein MSEKPFEISKWEVWEAYERVKANKGAPGVDDVSLGEFEKDLKANLYKIWNRMSSGSYFPPPVKAVRIPKPQGGVRTLGVPNVGDRVAQTVVARRIEEKVEPIFHPDSYGYRPRRSALDAVAACRQRCWRYDWVVDLDVQAFFDSVDHDLMIKAVEANTDLPWVLLYVKRWLIAPMQQPDGSLQPRDRGTPQGSAVSPVLANLFLHYAFDTWMARTFPSVPFERYADDAMVHCASERQAHLVRQAIEDRMVEVGLRLHPDKTRIVYCKDTNRRGAHPDTSFTFLGYTFRPRGAKDRRGDVFTAFLPAVSKDALKRLSRTVRRWQIHRRSVTL; this is encoded by the coding sequence TTGTCAGAGAAGCCATTCGAGATTTCGAAGTGGGAAGTCTGGGAAGCGTACGAAAGAGTCAAGGCGAACAAGGGAGCGCCCGGAGTCGACGACGTCAGCCTGGGGGAGTTCGAGAAGGATCTGAAAGCAAATCTGTACAAGATCTGGAATCGGATGTCCTCGGGCAGCTACTTCCCGCCTCCGGTGAAAGCGGTGCGGATACCAAAACCGCAGGGTGGGGTCAGAACACTCGGTGTGCCCAATGTGGGTGACCGGGTGGCGCAGACCGTGGTGGCCCGCAGGATCGAGGAGAAGGTCGAACCGATCTTCCACCCCGACTCCTACGGCTACCGGCCGCGACGGTCGGCGCTGGACGCGGTAGCGGCATGCCGGCAACGGTGCTGGCGCTACGACTGGGTCGTCGATCTGGACGTCCAGGCGTTCTTCGACAGCGTCGACCACGACCTCATGATCAAAGCGGTGGAGGCGAACACCGACCTGCCGTGGGTACTGCTGTACGTCAAACGGTGGCTCATCGCCCCGATGCAGCAGCCCGACGGTAGCCTGCAACCCCGAGACCGGGGAACCCCGCAAGGGTCCGCGGTCTCACCCGTGCTGGCGAACCTGTTCCTGCACTACGCGTTCGACACCTGGATGGCCCGGACGTTCCCGTCCGTGCCGTTCGAACGCTACGCCGACGACGCGATGGTGCACTGCGCCAGCGAACGCCAGGCGCACCTGGTGCGCCAGGCGATCGAGGACAGGATGGTCGAGGTCGGGCTGCGTCTGCACCCGGACAAGACCCGAATCGTGTACTGCAAGGACACCAACCGGCGAGGAGCCCATCCGGACACCTCGTTCACGTTCCTCGGGTACACGTTCCGTCCTCGCGGGGCCAAGGATCGTCGAGGGGACGTGTTCACCGCGTTCCTCCCGGCGGTCAGCAAGGACGCTCTCAAACGACTCAGCCGTACCGTCCGGCGATGGCAGATCCACCGCCGGTCCGTAACCCTCTGA
- a CDS encoding N,N-dimethylformamidase beta subunit family domain-containing protein codes for MTAIVIAFAVAGLDPLTTLTSTLTGFGAVGLLSLVTVTPAAVFVFLWWRGEFGWVRTGAPALATLALGTATILALVDYEALTGTTSTVINSLPWLHVLIVVGAVVAALQARTRRPEVYARMGQTLVDRPVRSPDRDVSPTMTTAGRWLMNIIGYSDRLSYRPGQTVHARFSTTAETFTARLVRIVNGDPHPLGPGVDIRDVPSALDGRAFTGRVQPIRAGSCVEIDQSPLDGEDLSLSFWARPTLLPCPHPQTLVAITHDGATVIDLTLAEDGRWVLGDDVSSEAADPQRWYRATLAIGGDGTARVVISSPQLRDVELRAEVGRVDAAGLVFAARPDGDWFTGFFNGRIESPVLDGLAEWDFGPTSTPRRIGNRLGASFAGRSHNFPLRACLGHAGAGDDMDPRLAPQAYDTIHFHDDDLDDARWQDDLTLTLPADLPSGVYGVAVVAADGTEDTLPFAVTPLRPTAPLLLVLPTFSYLAYSCEHVMADPGARDYLTGVGVLDVPEFGGNKHDAYLLNTGLRSLYDVHTDRTGVCFASSRKPLPNVRHDHRWAAVAGGDTSAHQFSADLHIVAWLTQQGYEFDVVTDEEVHQGGADLLSAYRVVLTGSHPEYPTTAMLRAYHAYLDQGGRLMYLGGNGFYWVTSIDPEQGHTIEIRRTAGIRAWQPEPGEWHHLTTGELGGLWRTRGIPPQRLVGVGMASQGFDINRPYDVVVDVADPRWSFVFEGAELPGGQLGAFASMVNGAGAAGVEIDRADPALGTSHDAVILATATGFSRSYGLDPIEVTLPDGCYDGTTSDKVRADLVLEPKPRQGAVFSTASIAWSGSLLVDGGGNDVSRVTRNVLQHFLTQDRLPFNRG; via the coding sequence ATGACCGCGATCGTCATCGCGTTCGCGGTGGCCGGGCTGGATCCGCTCACCACCCTCACCTCGACGCTGACCGGCTTCGGCGCGGTCGGCCTGCTCAGCCTGGTCACCGTCACGCCGGCGGCCGTGTTCGTGTTCTTATGGTGGCGCGGCGAGTTCGGCTGGGTCCGTACCGGAGCACCGGCCCTGGCCACGCTGGCGCTCGGCACCGCCACCATCCTGGCGCTGGTCGACTACGAGGCGCTCACCGGCACCACGTCCACGGTCATCAACAGCCTGCCGTGGCTGCACGTACTCATCGTCGTCGGGGCGGTGGTGGCGGCCCTCCAGGCGCGTACCCGACGCCCCGAGGTATACGCCCGGATGGGTCAGACGCTCGTCGACCGACCGGTCCGGTCACCAGACCGCGACGTTTCTCCGACCATGACCACGGCGGGAAGGTGGCTTATGAACATCATCGGATACAGCGATCGTCTCAGCTACCGGCCGGGCCAGACGGTGCACGCGCGGTTCAGCACCACCGCTGAGACCTTCACGGCACGATTGGTGCGGATCGTAAACGGCGATCCGCACCCGTTGGGGCCGGGCGTCGACATTCGGGACGTTCCCTCCGCCCTGGATGGGCGGGCGTTCACCGGCCGGGTCCAGCCGATCCGGGCCGGCTCCTGCGTCGAGATCGACCAGTCCCCGCTCGACGGCGAAGACCTGAGCCTGAGCTTCTGGGCCAGGCCGACGCTGCTGCCGTGCCCACACCCGCAGACCCTGGTGGCCATCACCCATGACGGCGCGACGGTCATCGATCTCACGCTGGCCGAGGACGGCCGGTGGGTGTTGGGCGACGACGTGTCCAGCGAAGCCGCCGACCCCCAGCGCTGGTATCGGGCGACGCTGGCGATAGGTGGGGACGGAACGGCCCGGGTGGTCATCTCGTCGCCACAGCTGCGGGATGTCGAACTGCGCGCCGAGGTCGGACGGGTCGACGCTGCCGGACTGGTCTTCGCGGCCCGTCCGGACGGCGACTGGTTCACCGGTTTCTTCAACGGCCGAATCGAGTCGCCGGTGCTGGACGGCCTGGCGGAGTGGGACTTCGGGCCGACGAGCACGCCCCGGCGGATCGGCAACCGGCTCGGCGCGTCGTTCGCCGGGCGCAGCCACAACTTTCCGCTGCGTGCCTGCCTGGGGCACGCCGGTGCGGGAGACGACATGGATCCCCGGCTGGCGCCGCAGGCCTACGACACCATTCATTTCCACGACGACGACCTCGACGACGCCCGCTGGCAGGACGACCTGACCCTGACCCTGCCCGCGGACCTGCCCAGCGGCGTGTACGGCGTCGCGGTGGTCGCGGCCGACGGCACCGAGGACACGTTGCCGTTCGCGGTCACACCCCTCCGTCCGACCGCGCCCCTGCTCCTCGTGCTGCCCACGTTCAGCTATCTCGCGTACAGCTGCGAACACGTGATGGCCGACCCGGGCGCCCGCGACTACCTCACCGGCGTCGGCGTGCTGGACGTACCCGAGTTCGGTGGCAACAAGCACGACGCGTACCTCCTGAACACGGGGTTACGCAGCCTCTACGACGTGCACACCGACCGCACCGGCGTCTGCTTCGCGTCGTCCCGCAAGCCGCTGCCGAACGTGCGGCACGACCACCGCTGGGCAGCCGTCGCGGGCGGCGACACCTCGGCCCACCAGTTCAGCGCCGACCTGCACATCGTTGCCTGGCTGACCCAGCAGGGGTACGAGTTCGACGTGGTGACCGACGAGGAGGTGCACCAGGGCGGAGCCGACCTGCTCTCGGCCTACCGGGTGGTGCTGACCGGCAGCCACCCCGAGTACCCGACGACCGCGATGCTGCGCGCCTATCACGCCTACCTCGACCAGGGGGGCCGGTTGATGTACCTGGGCGGCAACGGCTTCTACTGGGTGACCTCCATCGATCCCGAGCAGGGGCACACCATCGAGATCCGGCGCACTGCGGGGATCCGGGCGTGGCAGCCCGAACCCGGAGAGTGGCACCATCTGACCACCGGGGAACTGGGCGGCCTGTGGCGCACCCGCGGGATCCCGCCGCAGCGGCTGGTGGGCGTCGGGATGGCGTCCCAGGGCTTCGACATCAACCGCCCGTACGACGTCGTCGTCGACGTCGCGGATCCGCGCTGGTCGTTCGTTTTCGAGGGGGCCGAGCTGCCCGGCGGGCAGTTGGGTGCCTTTGCCTCGATGGTCAATGGTGCCGGCGCGGCGGGAGTCGAGATCGACCGGGCCGATCCCGCCCTCGGCACCTCGCACGACGCCGTCATCCTCGCCACCGCTACCGGGTTCAGCCGCTCGTACGGCCTCGATCCGATCGAGGTGACGCTGCCGGACGGCTGCTACGACGGGACGACAAGCGACAAGGTCCGCGCGGACCTGGTGCTGGAGCCGAAACCCCGCCAGGGTGCGGTCTTCTCCACCGCCAGCATCGCCTGGTCCGGCTCGCTGCTGGTGGACGGCGGCGGAAACGACGTCTCGCGGGTGACCAGGAATGTACTTCAGCATTTCCTGACCCAGGATCGGCTTCCCTTCAACCGAGGGTGA